One window of Candidatus Nitrospira kreftii genomic DNA carries:
- a CDS encoding Cobalt/magnesium transport protein CorA, which translates to MKLMQKRSRKKGLSPGTLIHIGEKRTEPVSVTLFNYSGTHCDEQSIRDVNELRPPSDETVTWVDVDGVHKTDVLEAFGKHFGLHPLLLEDIANTDQRPKLDDYDTYFFLVMKVLTASDRGDILVEQISFVLGRNYVLSFQENGTDVFQSVRDRLRVGKGRLRHNGSDYLVYALIDAVVDQYFEVLEMLGERIESMQERLMADPRPETLKDIHALKRQLLFVRRAVWPLREAINNLSRSECPFLHEPTKVFFRDVYDHVVQIVDTIETLREMVSASLDIYLSSVSYRLNSVMRVLTVITTIFMPLSFIAGIYGMNFEYMPELKWPWGYPMALGIMGLVAATMLLGFRWKKWL; encoded by the coding sequence ATGAAACTGATGCAGAAACGCTCAAGGAAGAAGGGATTGTCTCCCGGCACGCTCATCCACATCGGTGAGAAGCGAACAGAGCCTGTCTCGGTTACCCTATTTAACTACTCTGGTACCCACTGTGATGAACAGTCAATCCGCGATGTGAACGAGCTTCGACCGCCTTCGGACGAAACGGTGACCTGGGTGGATGTTGATGGAGTGCACAAGACCGACGTATTGGAAGCATTCGGAAAACACTTCGGTCTCCACCCTCTGCTACTGGAAGACATTGCCAATACTGATCAACGGCCCAAGCTCGACGATTACGACACCTATTTCTTTCTCGTCATGAAGGTGCTCACGGCTTCAGACCGAGGCGATATATTGGTCGAACAGATCAGTTTCGTCCTGGGGCGAAATTATGTCCTCTCGTTTCAGGAGAACGGAACCGATGTCTTCCAGTCCGTCCGGGATCGACTTCGGGTTGGGAAGGGACGTCTTCGACATAACGGGTCAGACTATCTCGTCTATGCCCTGATTGATGCCGTCGTGGACCAATATTTCGAGGTACTTGAAATGCTAGGCGAGCGAATTGAATCGATGCAAGAGCGCCTGATGGCCGATCCCAGGCCGGAGACACTCAAGGACATTCATGCCCTGAAACGGCAGCTCTTGTTCGTGCGTCGAGCCGTGTGGCCCTTGCGAGAAGCGATCAACAACCTGTCACGCTCGGAATGCCCCTTCTTACATGAGCCGACCAAGGTCTTTTTCCGGGATGTCTATGATCATGTGGTCCAGATTGTGGACACTATCGAGACATTGAGGGAAATGGTCTCGGCGAGCCTCGACATTTATCTCTCCAGCGTGAGCTACCGGCTGAACTCCGTCATGCGAGTGTTGACGGTGATCACCACGATTTTCATGCCCCTGAGTTTTATTGCCGGTATCTATGGGATGAATTTCGAATACATGCCTGAACTAAAATGGCCGTGGGGGTACCCCATGGCTCTCGGGATCATGGGACTAGTGGCGGCTACCATGCTCCTGGGATTTCGCTGGAAAAAATGGCTTTAG
- a CDS encoding hypothetical protein (conserved protein of unknown function), which produces MVLVRRFVIQVKLVRRSLLFFCLQACYSFCMAWRYELDILIAVIRAAGKEALRMAVDGFETVKKADHSPVTSADLAVNQILHSRLRSTFPDDGWLSEESPDDLDRIRRTRVWVVDPIDGTKAFINGEPEFCISVALIEHGRPIVAAVFNPSVDELYTAIRGGGLYLNAEPVTPPTIHSAQQPVIAMSPWEQQIGRFSSVDEMVDSRPMRSIAWALALTASGRIQGLATLEPENEWDVAAGALLIEESGGGVCDGSGRALVFNQTEPRYQGTIAISTRCPEPLRRRLTLLTQAGMDSLE; this is translated from the coding sequence ATGGTGCTTGTACGCAGATTCGTCATCCAGGTCAAGTTGGTGAGGCGATCACTCCTTTTCTTCTGCCTCCAGGCTTGTTACTCTTTCTGCATGGCATGGCGGTATGAACTCGATATCCTTATCGCGGTGATTCGAGCGGCCGGTAAAGAGGCCTTGCGAATGGCCGTAGATGGATTCGAAACAGTGAAAAAAGCCGACCATTCACCGGTCACCTCCGCCGATCTGGCTGTGAATCAGATTCTCCATTCTCGCCTTCGGTCGACCTTTCCTGACGATGGATGGCTATCAGAAGAATCACCGGATGATCTGGACCGGATTCGGAGAACACGAGTCTGGGTGGTAGATCCGATCGATGGGACGAAGGCGTTCATCAATGGCGAGCCGGAGTTTTGTATTTCCGTGGCACTCATTGAGCATGGCCGTCCCATTGTGGCCGCCGTTTTCAACCCTTCGGTGGATGAGTTGTACACGGCAATCCGAGGTGGCGGTCTTTACCTCAATGCCGAACCGGTCACGCCACCCACGATCCACAGTGCTCAGCAGCCGGTGATCGCCATGAGCCCATGGGAACAACAAATTGGTCGCTTTTCGTCGGTTGATGAGATGGTAGACAGCCGTCCGATGCGTTCGATTGCGTGGGCACTTGCCCTTACTGCCAGCGGACGCATCCAGGGTCTCGCTACACTCGAACCGGAAAATGAGTGGGATGTTGCGGCCGGAGCGCTCCTCATCGAAGAAAGTGGTGGTGGTGTCTGCGATGGGAGTGGACGTGCTCTAGTCTTTAACCAGACGGAGCCTCGCTATCAGGGGACGATTGCTATCAGTACGCGATGTCCCGAACCACTGAGACGAAGACTCACACTCCTCACCCAGGCAGGAATGGATAGTCTGGAGTAG
- a CDS encoding Aminotransferase → MTRMLSRRMADLAQSEIRAMTQACVNLRGLNMAQGVCDTPVPPIVLEGAEQAIRDGYNVYTRFDGLPELRQAIADKLAHYNGIHADPESEVTVSVGATGAFHCACAALLNPGDEVILFEPYYQYHISALAAVEAVPVVVHMQPPAWTYSLAQLEQVVTKKTKAIIVNSPGNPSGKVLSRLELEMLAEFACRHDLFIFTDEIYEYFLYDGQTHLSMATLPDMAERTITIGGYSKTFSVTGWRIGYSVAAKPWAGAIGAMNDLLYVCAPGPLQIGVARGIRQLPDGFYTNLACDYQDKRNRFCRALAKAGLTPSIPQGAYYVLADVSRLPGNTGKARAMYLLERTGVAGVPGEAFFSGKGGANFIRFSYAKTDSDLDEACRRFTQVSF, encoded by the coding sequence GTGACACGAATGCTCAGTCGACGGATGGCGGACCTCGCACAATCGGAAATTCGTGCAATGACACAGGCCTGCGTGAATCTGAGAGGTCTCAATATGGCGCAAGGGGTGTGTGATACGCCGGTGCCTCCGATCGTCCTTGAAGGAGCTGAGCAGGCAATCAGAGACGGGTACAACGTCTACACACGTTTCGATGGGTTGCCGGAATTGCGACAGGCTATCGCCGATAAGCTAGCGCACTATAACGGGATTCACGCCGATCCTGAATCGGAGGTGACGGTCAGCGTTGGAGCAACCGGCGCCTTTCACTGTGCCTGTGCCGCGCTGCTCAATCCCGGCGATGAAGTCATTCTGTTTGAACCGTACTATCAATACCATATCAGCGCTCTTGCCGCTGTGGAGGCGGTTCCAGTGGTTGTTCATATGCAGCCCCCGGCCTGGACCTATTCTCTGGCTCAGCTTGAACAAGTTGTGACCAAGAAAACCAAGGCAATCATCGTCAATTCGCCGGGTAATCCATCCGGAAAGGTGTTGAGCCGCCTGGAGTTAGAGATGCTCGCCGAGTTCGCCTGTCGTCACGATCTCTTCATCTTCACAGACGAGATCTACGAATACTTTCTCTATGACGGACAAACTCATCTGAGTATGGCGACGTTGCCGGACATGGCTGAGCGCACGATCACCATCGGCGGATATTCTAAGACGTTTAGTGTGACGGGCTGGCGGATTGGGTACAGTGTGGCAGCCAAGCCATGGGCAGGCGCTATTGGCGCGATGAACGATCTCCTCTACGTCTGTGCTCCAGGGCCGCTTCAAATCGGGGTGGCTCGTGGCATCAGGCAACTTCCCGACGGTTTCTACACGAACTTGGCTTGCGACTATCAAGACAAGCGGAACCGGTTCTGCCGTGCGCTGGCCAAAGCCGGGCTGACTCCGTCCATCCCCCAAGGAGCCTATTACGTGTTGGCGGACGTTTCTCGACTTCCAGGCAACACAGGGAAAGCTCGTGCCATGTACCTTCTGGAAAGAACCGGTGTCGCGGGTGTACCGGGAGAAGCGTTTTTCTCCGGCAAGGGCGGAGCCAATTTCATTCGCTTCAGCTACGCAAAGACAGACTCGGATCTTGATGAAGCTTGTCGCCGATTCACCCAGGTCAGCTTCTAG
- a CDS encoding hypothetical protein (conserved protein of unknown function), which produces MTPRTSSKRPLDPQNTTADLQDRRGRRIAHSCRMFFFGDDDFEGEAAVLDVSTNGCRVESSVEVKTGMVLKLSLFLSDFKWPLRIDQAIVRWIDGKQFGLEFTSIRLAQRERLRNLIMRSKL; this is translated from the coding sequence ATGACACCGAGGACATCGAGTAAGCGCCCGCTTGACCCTCAGAATACTACAGCAGACCTACAAGACCGACGCGGTAGACGAATCGCCCATTCCTGCCGCATGTTCTTCTTCGGGGATGACGATTTTGAGGGTGAGGCAGCCGTCCTCGATGTGTCGACGAACGGCTGCAGGGTGGAATCATCGGTTGAAGTTAAGACCGGGATGGTGTTGAAGCTCTCGCTGTTTCTGTCTGATTTTAAGTGGCCCTTGCGGATCGACCAGGCTATTGTTCGATGGATCGACGGCAAGCAATTTGGTCTAGAGTTCACCAGCATCCGCCTCGCGCAGCGAGAACGGCTGAGAAACCTCATTATGAGAAGTAAGCTATAG
- a CDS encoding Peptide methionine sulfoxide reductase MsrA, whose amino-acid sequence MATHRGLTLLMVHLAIYVTLVAWSSHSALSASTTAKAYFAGGCFWCMEEAFEQVEGVLSVASGYMGGTVANPTYEQVSAGRTGHAEAVEVIYDPAKVSYQQLLEAFWRNIDPLTPNAQFCDHGSQYRSAVFYTTEEEQRLAVASKTAIEQTKNFPAPIVTELVPASSFYQAEDYHQDYYKKNPLRYKYYKYSCGRAKRLEAVWGNS is encoded by the coding sequence ATGGCAACTCATCGAGGTCTGACACTCCTTATGGTCCATTTGGCAATCTATGTGACTCTCGTCGCATGGTCTTCACATAGCGCTCTGAGCGCATCGACTACCGCTAAAGCCTACTTCGCGGGAGGCTGTTTCTGGTGCATGGAAGAGGCATTCGAACAGGTGGAGGGCGTACTGTCGGTAGCCTCAGGTTACATGGGGGGAACTGTCGCCAATCCTACCTATGAGCAGGTGTCGGCCGGACGCACAGGCCATGCTGAGGCCGTCGAAGTGATCTATGACCCAGCCAAGGTCAGTTATCAACAACTCTTGGAGGCATTTTGGAGAAACATTGATCCTCTCACGCCAAATGCCCAGTTCTGTGATCATGGGAGTCAATACCGGTCAGCGGTCTTCTACACCACGGAGGAAGAACAGCGACTCGCGGTAGCATCGAAAACCGCTATTGAACAAACGAAGAACTTTCCTGCACCGATCGTGACCGAACTGGTCCCTGCATCCAGCTTCTATCAGGCGGAAGACTACCACCAGGATTACTACAAGAAGAACCCACTGCGATATAAGTACTACAAGTACAGCTGCGGTCGAGCGAAGCGGCTAGAAGCTGTGTGGGGGAATTCGTAG
- a CDS encoding hypothetical protein (conserved protein of unknown function): MRFVVGVMGPAKAPKRDLDNARVLGEFIARRGWVVLTGGRDVGVMDAACEGAKRVGGSLTIGVLPTAKDKVSRHVDVPIITEMGSGRNNINVLSSHVVVVCGLTGSGTVSEVALAVKAGKPVILVAASPADVAFFRKLNKRLVNVAGSPEEAIELIMKLMDRRLRRARRTDEDRYTYLPV; the protein is encoded by the coding sequence ATGCGATTTGTCGTCGGTGTCATGGGGCCGGCTAAAGCTCCCAAGCGAGATCTGGACAATGCCCGGGTCCTTGGCGAGTTCATTGCGCGACGCGGCTGGGTCGTCTTGACGGGAGGCCGTGACGTTGGTGTGATGGATGCCGCGTGCGAAGGCGCGAAACGAGTCGGTGGTAGTCTGACCATTGGAGTGTTGCCGACCGCCAAAGATAAGGTGTCACGCCACGTGGATGTGCCGATCATCACGGAAATGGGGAGTGGGCGGAACAACATCAATGTATTGTCCAGCCATGTCGTAGTGGTGTGCGGATTAACTGGTTCAGGTACCGTTTCAGAAGTCGCGCTCGCGGTGAAGGCGGGCAAGCCAGTTATCCTGGTTGCCGCCTCTCCAGCCGATGTCGCGTTCTTCCGCAAACTCAACAAACGCCTGGTCAATGTGGCTGGATCACCAGAAGAAGCTATCGAACTCATCATGAAGCTGATGGACCGGCGTTTGCGCCGCGCTCGCCGTACCGATGAGGATCGGTACACGTATCTTCCTGTGTGA
- a CDS encoding hypothetical protein (conserved exported protein of unknown function), producing MTIFRLLLGSAFCLVLCMSEIVGAAESSLTQIPLYDHLGTLHHPITTTSTVAQQCFDQGLRMVYAFNHEEAILAFEAAARLDPTAAMAYWGVALALGPNINMAMDKADGRRAWEAVQKAKIQSTHVSAAERAYIEAISKRYSQNSQPRASLDKAYAAAMRGVWRQFPDDPDAGVLFAEALMDLRPWDLWTAGGQARPGTDEIVSTLESILAKFPNHPGACHYYIHSVEASPKPEWALDCAERLPAIMPGTGHLVHMPSHIYTRLGRYHDASERNVHAAHVDEDYLAKRKPSGDYADGYYTHNLQFLWASLLMEGRKAEALTVARQLAKTITEQEARKDTWKEFYLPAALWSMIRFGQWDVLLRELPPPKTLRLQQAMWRLGRGMALSASGRLPGAEGEHVVLAGLAKRIGRDRTAEEKTERVLVKIAERLLAGEIAMHSNKLDEAITSVSEALKLEDGLPYSEPPLWPIPVRHYLGALLVKSGQFSRAESVYRADLGKNPQNGWAYYGLLQSLRAQRKIREAARIEEQFKKAWAHADVTLTSSRF from the coding sequence ATGACAATCTTTCGCCTGTTATTGGGGAGCGCATTCTGTCTGGTTCTGTGTATGAGCGAGATTGTCGGGGCTGCTGAATCTTCTCTCACTCAGATACCGCTCTATGACCATCTCGGCACTCTCCATCATCCCATCACAACGACCTCTACCGTGGCGCAACAATGCTTTGATCAAGGGCTCAGGATGGTCTATGCCTTTAACCACGAGGAAGCCATCCTGGCGTTTGAAGCAGCGGCTCGTCTGGATCCCACTGCAGCCATGGCCTACTGGGGGGTCGCCCTCGCATTGGGACCAAATATCAATATGGCCATGGATAAGGCGGACGGGCGCCGCGCGTGGGAGGCCGTGCAGAAGGCTAAAATTCAGAGCACTCATGTGAGTGCTGCCGAACGGGCCTACATCGAGGCGATCAGCAAGCGGTATAGCCAAAACTCGCAGCCACGAGCTTCTCTCGATAAAGCGTATGCGGCGGCGATGCGAGGGGTGTGGCGCCAGTTTCCTGACGACCCGGATGCTGGAGTTTTGTTTGCGGAAGCTTTGATGGACCTCCGGCCATGGGATCTATGGACCGCTGGCGGACAGGCTAGACCCGGTACCGATGAAATCGTGTCGACATTGGAATCAATTCTCGCCAAGTTCCCCAATCATCCTGGAGCCTGCCACTACTACATCCATAGCGTGGAAGCCTCGCCGAAGCCTGAATGGGCGCTGGATTGTGCGGAGCGACTACCCGCAATCATGCCGGGTACCGGTCACCTCGTTCACATGCCCTCGCATATTTATACGCGACTTGGTCGGTACCATGACGCATCTGAGCGGAATGTGCATGCCGCGCACGTCGATGAAGATTATTTGGCGAAACGCAAGCCAAGCGGCGACTATGCTGACGGCTACTACACACACAATCTACAATTTCTGTGGGCTTCCTTGCTGATGGAGGGAAGAAAAGCGGAGGCCCTCACGGTAGCGCGACAATTGGCCAAGACGATTACCGAACAAGAGGCGCGGAAAGACACGTGGAAAGAATTCTATCTTCCTGCCGCACTGTGGTCAATGATTCGATTTGGCCAATGGGATGTCCTGCTTCGCGAGCTACCTCCTCCCAAGACATTACGGCTGCAACAGGCCATGTGGCGATTGGGAAGGGGCATGGCGCTATCGGCCTCTGGTCGCTTGCCGGGCGCAGAGGGCGAGCATGTTGTGCTGGCTGGGTTGGCCAAGCGAATAGGACGTGATCGAACTGCAGAGGAGAAAACAGAACGAGTATTGGTAAAGATCGCCGAGCGACTGTTAGCAGGCGAAATCGCCATGCATTCTAATAAGCTTGATGAGGCGATCACCTCCGTCTCGGAGGCGCTCAAGCTAGAGGACGGATTGCCGTACAGCGAACCGCCTTTGTGGCCGATCCCAGTTCGGCATTATCTGGGCGCGCTCTTAGTAAAATCAGGGCAATTCAGCCGTGCCGAATCGGTCTATCGGGCAGATCTGGGGAAGAATCCACAGAACGGCTGGGCGTATTACGGGCTACTGCAAAGCCTTCGTGCTCAACGGAAAATACGGGAGGCGGCCAGGATTGAGGAGCAATTTAAGAAGGCTTGGGCTCACGCGGATGTGACACTCACATCCTCTCGATTTTGA
- a CDS encoding hypothetical protein (conserved protein of unknown function) has translation MAPRYNQEPINLIHRIPSQKQIDEARPVPPPYGQFLLEVGAKCWRSVVEFLARVTRYEDETPSSIQTTGLQNGQTLSAPAQATTQSEQGVDCVNSETVGAVRVNETHNSAVQNGVISQPGAAPTVVQPEVISELRSFLIRQQDQIAHLSSEIAQLKSLVVSQQQVLVHLGQDLEAENFSTVATGMGPNPAKRGRIARKHPAPKEQSLPPQESESQSLNL, from the coding sequence ATGGCCCCCCGATACAACCAAGAGCCCATCAATCTCATCCACCGAATTCCCTCACAGAAGCAGATAGACGAGGCCCGACCGGTCCCTCCCCCATACGGCCAATTTCTGCTTGAAGTTGGGGCCAAATGTTGGCGGAGTGTTGTCGAGTTTCTCGCGCGGGTGACGCGATATGAGGATGAGACGCCGTCCTCCATCCAGACCACTGGTCTACAAAACGGCCAGACTCTTTCCGCGCCGGCTCAGGCCACGACGCAATCTGAACAGGGTGTTGACTGTGTGAACAGCGAAACTGTGGGGGCGGTGCGAGTCAACGAGACGCATAATTCAGCTGTGCAGAACGGAGTCATCTCGCAACCCGGGGCGGCCCCGACTGTAGTCCAGCCTGAAGTGATCTCTGAACTCCGATCGTTTCTCATTCGACAGCAAGATCAGATCGCTCATCTCTCCAGCGAAATTGCACAGCTGAAATCGTTGGTGGTCTCCCAGCAACAGGTGCTTGTGCATCTCGGGCAGGACCTCGAAGCCGAAAACTTTTCCACAGTGGCAACGGGTATGGGTCCAAATCCGGCCAAGCGGGGACGAATTGCTCGGAAACACCCAGCCCCAAAAGAACAATCACTTCCTCCCCAAGAATCTGAAAGCCAATCACTCAATCTGTAA
- a CDS encoding hypothetical protein (conserved protein of unknown function) has protein sequence MTAVSGKGPKMTSRDEFRFLSNLVFTRSSADHTIVRLRDHHAGTTRFANNQVIQNVDARRGSLAVTVAFGGQQGTASTTDFTAGAIQDTLARAEEIAKVSPIDPEYLPPPDPCVYPIRDTAKPETIAAGPPRRLEYASEAIGQCRMENLTGAGVVSSSATAVGIAADSGLFGYERRADASFSLTVQAGDATGWCAAAHRSIDHLRVQERTLATISKAKHSRDMCELPAGRYPVILEPAAAAGLWAWLIRSLDAKSYVKGTSAFADKLGRAIVDERITLQNSPDHTDLFGEGFSNDGLPSRPSVWIDHGRLKQLAYDRFTAKSQGVAFIPTLEAPVLSVEGPSVHSIQDLIKSTPRAILVTNFWYIRPVNLRNLMLTGMTRDGTFLIENGEIVSAVKNFRFHESPLHVFQHIDLWTAPMEAVNSETGKLLVPAMALPKFRFSSVTRF, from the coding sequence ATGACTGCTGTGAGCGGCAAGGGGCCGAAGATGACCAGCCGCGATGAGTTTCGTTTTCTCAGCAATCTGGTCTTCACGCGCTCGTCCGCTGATCACACGATCGTCCGTCTTCGTGATCACCATGCCGGCACGACGAGGTTTGCCAATAATCAGGTTATTCAAAATGTCGATGCCAGACGGGGATCCCTGGCGGTGACGGTCGCCTTCGGGGGGCAGCAGGGGACTGCCAGCACGACCGATTTTACCGCCGGCGCAATCCAGGACACGTTGGCTCGGGCCGAGGAAATTGCCAAGGTTTCACCCATAGACCCTGAATATCTTCCGCCTCCGGATCCCTGTGTCTACCCGATCAGAGACACCGCAAAACCGGAGACTATAGCGGCGGGGCCTCCGCGCCGTCTGGAGTACGCAAGCGAAGCGATCGGTCAGTGCCGGATGGAGAATCTTACGGGGGCGGGAGTAGTTTCGTCATCAGCGACAGCCGTTGGGATTGCTGCAGACAGCGGATTGTTCGGCTATGAACGTCGAGCCGATGCGAGTTTTAGTCTGACGGTCCAGGCCGGCGATGCAACGGGTTGGTGTGCGGCTGCCCATCGATCGATCGATCACTTGAGAGTCCAGGAGCGTACGTTGGCGACGATCAGCAAAGCCAAACACAGCCGTGATATGTGCGAGCTACCCGCGGGACGGTATCCTGTAATTCTTGAACCGGCTGCCGCGGCTGGTCTATGGGCCTGGTTGATCCGGTCGCTTGATGCGAAGTCTTATGTGAAGGGGACCAGTGCATTTGCCGACAAACTCGGACGAGCGATCGTAGATGAACGCATTACGCTCCAGAATAGCCCCGACCATACGGACCTATTCGGCGAAGGATTTTCCAACGACGGCTTGCCGAGTCGGCCATCAGTGTGGATCGATCACGGAAGGTTAAAGCAGCTGGCCTACGACCGATTCACGGCGAAGAGCCAGGGTGTGGCATTCATCCCCACTTTGGAGGCCCCTGTGTTGTCTGTCGAGGGCCCCTCGGTGCACTCCATTCAGGACCTTATCAAAAGTACCCCACGTGCCATTCTCGTGACGAATTTTTGGTATATCCGTCCCGTCAATCTTCGTAATCTCATGCTGACCGGGATGACGCGGGATGGGACATTTCTCATAGAAAACGGGGAGATAGTCTCAGCGGTGAAAAACTTTCGATTTCATGAGAGCCCGCTGCACGTATTTCAGCACATCGACCTATGGACTGCACCAATGGAAGCAGTGAACTCGGAGACTGGGAAGCTGCTGGTCCCGGCGATGGCCCTGCCAAAATTCCGGTTCTCCAGCGTGACCCGGTTCTAA
- a CDS encoding hypothetical protein (conserved protein of unknown function) yields MSSPTWDEFAELALKRITASGAEYGDIRIQDSSTEYIEGEDGRIASIRDARDVGFGVRVLYHGAWGFAASSVLSLEEVPRVADLAVEIAKGSASIALEKVRLAEEPIHRDRVVTPYRIDPFTIPLEKKTDLVLNTMETLHRQSGIARSSASLWARRDRKLFVSTEGSRIEWDLLAVQGECTAIALHEGRFSSRSFNTPHLRQGYELIEAADFLREASRVAGQAVEKVRAPAVDAGQYDLVLDPEHLSLTIHESCGHPSELDRALGYEANYAGTSFLTPDKQGRFRYGSPDVSLVADNTEPETLAATGYDDDGVTCQQWDIIRDGIFTGYCTNREVAPKIGELRSRGSNRADGWSNVPMVRIANIGLEPGSATVDQLIADVKHGIYIEGHGSYSIDQRRYNFQFGGDAFWLIENGRRTHMLRDVIYHGITPEFWNRCDGVGDRSSRRRYGFITCGKGQPGQSGWMTHAASPARFRNIQVIKGESFS; encoded by the coding sequence ATGAGCTCTCCGACCTGGGACGAATTTGCCGAGCTTGCGCTGAAACGGATTACGGCTTCGGGCGCGGAGTATGGCGATATCCGCATTCAGGATAGCAGCACGGAGTACATCGAAGGCGAGGATGGTCGAATCGCGTCGATTCGAGATGCGAGAGACGTCGGCTTCGGTGTGCGTGTGCTCTATCACGGAGCCTGGGGGTTTGCCGCGAGTTCGGTCCTTTCGCTAGAAGAAGTTCCGAGGGTCGCGGACCTAGCCGTCGAGATTGCCAAAGGATCTGCTTCGATCGCTCTTGAAAAAGTACGGCTCGCTGAAGAGCCGATACATCGTGACCGCGTCGTCACGCCATATCGCATCGATCCCTTCACCATACCGCTTGAGAAGAAAACCGACTTAGTGCTGAATACGATGGAAACGCTCCATCGGCAATCCGGCATCGCACGAAGCAGTGCAAGCCTGTGGGCTCGTCGAGATAGGAAGCTGTTCGTCTCAACGGAGGGGTCACGCATAGAATGGGATCTGCTGGCGGTGCAGGGCGAGTGTACGGCAATCGCACTGCATGAAGGCCGGTTTTCTTCGCGCAGCTTCAACACACCGCATCTTCGGCAAGGCTATGAACTGATCGAGGCAGCCGATTTTCTACGGGAAGCCTCACGTGTTGCCGGTCAGGCAGTCGAAAAAGTCAGGGCCCCGGCGGTCGATGCCGGCCAGTATGATTTGGTACTCGACCCCGAGCATCTGTCGTTGACGATCCATGAATCCTGCGGCCACCCGAGCGAATTGGATCGGGCGCTTGGCTACGAGGCCAATTATGCTGGGACCAGCTTTCTGACGCCGGACAAGCAGGGTCGTTTTCGCTACGGATCACCGGACGTGAGCTTGGTAGCTGATAACACGGAGCCGGAGACTCTGGCTGCAACGGGCTACGATGATGATGGAGTGACATGCCAACAATGGGACATCATCCGTGACGGGATCTTTACCGGCTACTGCACGAATCGGGAAGTGGCGCCAAAGATCGGTGAGCTTCGTTCGCGCGGTTCCAATCGGGCTGATGGATGGAGCAATGTTCCGATGGTGCGTATCGCGAATATCGGACTTGAGCCAGGGTCAGCGACTGTCGATCAGCTGATTGCCGACGTGAAGCACGGCATCTACATCGAAGGCCATGGGTCTTATAGCATCGATCAGCGCCGGTACAATTTTCAGTTCGGTGGCGACGCGTTCTGGCTCATCGAAAACGGCCGACGCACCCATATGCTGCGGGATGTGATCTACCATGGGATCACGCCGGAATTTTGGAATCGCTGTGACGGAGTGGGCGACCGATCATCCCGACGTCGGTATGGATTCATTACGTGCGGAAAAGGGCAGCCAGGCCAGTCTGGATGGATGACCCACGCGGCTTCTCCGGCGAGGTTTCGCAACATTCAGGTGATCAAAGGAGAGAGCTTCTCATGA
- a CDS encoding hypothetical protein (conserved protein of unknown function) encodes MPTRFKLDENLPRNAQVLLQQAGHDVHTVLDEELGGNPDPRVFGASQEEERVLVTLDLDFADIRVYPPAGHHGIWVLRPHTQNIENTLALLRSALRVLEDEPPKGRLWIIELERVRIHE; translated from the coding sequence ATGCCGACCCGATTCAAACTCGACGAGAATCTTCCTCGTAATGCTCAGGTATTGCTTCAACAGGCCGGTCACGACGTGCATACTGTGCTCGACGAGGAGCTGGGTGGGAACCCCGACCCACGAGTGTTTGGTGCCTCTCAGGAAGAGGAAAGGGTCCTCGTCACGCTCGATCTCGACTTTGCCGATATCCGTGTTTATCCTCCAGCAGGCCACCATGGTATCTGGGTATTGCGACCACACACGCAAAACATTGAGAATACATTGGCGTTGTTGCGATCTGCGTTGCGAGTTCTTGAAGATGAACCTCCGAAGGGGCGGTTATGGATTATCGAGCTTGAACGGGTTCGTATCCATGAATAG
- a CDS encoding hypothetical protein (conserved protein of unknown function): protein MDWKPHISTDPHIMHGAVCFRGTRIPVSVVLDNLAAGETPERILDQYPSLQPEHIPAAIGYAADLARERIVPIPA from the coding sequence ATGGATTGGAAACCCCACATTTCGACTGATCCGCACATCATGCATGGCGCTGTGTGCTTTCGAGGTACGCGAATTCCGGTGTCGGTGGTTCTGGACAATCTCGCTGCAGGCGAAACGCCTGAACGCATTCTCGATCAATACCCCTCGCTTCAACCTGAGCATATTCCCGCAGCGATAGGCTACGCGGCGGACTTAGCAAGAGAACGTATCGTTCCCATCCCCGCTTAA